A window of Podarcis muralis chromosome 10, rPodMur119.hap1.1, whole genome shotgun sequence genomic DNA:
AGATGTTCTCCCAGCCATGTACAGAAGCAGGCCCTGCGCAGCTGGGCTAATGTTTAAAGGACCCAACCGCCCGGTTGACTGGGGCAGGTGTCAGCCATGGAAGTGGCATCCTACCAGGTGGAGCAAGTCTGTGCTGACTGATTCCATGGGGAAGAACCATGCAATGTGGCCCTGACCATGTGCATGGGCCCTTCAAATATTCTCACAGAAGCTGCTTGGAAGCTTCTGATGGATAAGCATCTCCCAAACAGCTGggagaacatctgaagggcacccaaGTAATCAGCCTTAGGGGAAAGGCTGCAACACGTCACCCTCTAGGGTGCCTTTGTTCGGCTACTTGAAAGATGCATTGTGTTTAAATGGTGAAGGCATTCATTGCATTCCTACAGGAGGCTTTCACGTCCACCCTTGTGGGTTGCAACTTTTAcatttgcttttttggggggaggttaaAGCAGCATTAAATAAATACTACGGAGGACGTTCCCTGTCCTGCAACTGGAAGTGAAGGAAAGGAGAAGCCTGCAGTTTTTTATGGTGGACTTGAATGTAAGGATAAGAACGGAAGATCAGGAGTTGGATCATGCCAAAAGCCCAGCATTCTCaaggtggccaatcagatgcctacggGAAGTCCAAAACGTTCCCCCCACCTGTGATTTCCGGCAATTGGCATCCAGAGGCATCCAGCCTCCAACTGTGGGGGCAGAACATAGCCTCTGTGGCTAGTAGTTATTGACAGACGTAtcttcctccataaatttgtctaaacctcttttgaagccttccaagttggtgtCTGTCACTGACTCCTACAGAAGGGAATCCCATATTTCAGCTATTGGATTAATGTTCAATAGATGCAGCAGGCAGACCAGCACCTAGTGGCAGAGCCATTGACTGGGGCAGCGGAGATGGAAAGTAGAGGGAACATTTTCTGCAGGAACATGATTTCACTTCCCTGAAAAAAGTTGTCCCTAGGAATCCTCTTCACCTCTCTGGCCTTCTCCTGCACAACAGATTTTATGTATTATTAGCCTTGCGCATCTCTGTAGCCTAGGGCTACCCAGAGGGGCCTATGAGCACAGAGAGCTCAAACACTCTGCGGCAAATTTCAAATCTAATGATGGGTGCATCTCAGTACGCTGTTTAGACAGAGTCAACCTGAAGACCTGCACAGGATTCCAAGGCCAATTTAAAGCTGCTCTGGCACTCTTACCTGATTGGCTTGCCCAGGCCCATGAGCTGCTTCCAGAGCTTTGTAGAGCCCTTCTGACATCAGAACCAGAAAGCCCGTGACTCCATCGAGTGGGTGCCCTCCGTGGATTTCAGGCTCTGCTATGATTGGCTTAGATTTCGCAGCACTGCAAAGGGAGAAGAACTAGGTTAGTACTGGACAGAGCGACAGAGACAGCTATGTCTCCAAAAGCAAAGACAGGAAAGGAAAGTAAGACCAAGTATTGGGTCTTGCCTCACCTCAGCAGTTCAATATCACTATAGCCATATTTGACTTTATAATCCCCGATGCGCCGGGTGCTCTCCTGCCCGCATATGGTTCctacttgttttatttttgctgcatCCAAACCTGCAGATAAAGAATCAGCTCACTGACTTCAGGGCAGATGCTAAATGTGTCCTTTAGTTACTTTCCAAGGCAAGAAGAggaagcccaccccacccccagctaaaCAGGCATTTTGACTGAAACAAAAAGAGGATGAATGAGGGAAGACAGAATAAACTCAACTAAGGAATGGAGGACAGTGAGGAGCTTTTCATCTGTAATATATTCACACAAGAAAGGAAGTCTGCGCACGCATTCAGAAGTGGTCAGGGTGCATTGATGCAGCCTGAGATCTTTTACACTTGGCAAAAACAGAATTAGACAGCCAGCCAGATGAATCCCCACTGCACTCAACTCTACTGTGTCACAGATCTTCCTTGGAAGAAAGAATCTCAATTTCTTTAATAGGCACTGGACTCATAACTAAAGTCGCTATGAGAATGATTCCGTATCAACCAGGATCTTGGCATAAGCTTTCTTTGGGAATACAGTGCAGGATGAGTTACCCTCAGTCAACAGGTAGATctcatgtaaaaataataataattttattttcctaCACCCATGTCAACAGAGGATTACATGTCTTGCATCTGACATCTagttcatgaaagcttatgctatTAAAAACTCGTTACTTTTTAAGGTGCCAGAAGAGTCTGCTGCAGTGCTGGCTCTAGGTTTGGGAGGGAACATGGGCAAGACACTCTTTACAGCCCCCCTGTTACAGTGCTGCAGAAAgccaataagcaagcaagcagtagCATTCACAGCTCCActacagtgtgatgcagctgtgCTAGTTGGCTGCAATGGTGAAGAGAAGAAAGTTTGGAGGGCTCTCCTTGGTGAGCCCCCTATTGCATTATGGGCCTCAGCAGGATTTCAGTTCGGACAAGGATTCCAACAGAACTGGTTTCATAACCGTTTGGTGAAAAAACTGATGCAGGTGGCCAAGTATTTTGAAGAGTAAAAAACTTGATTAGGGCAGCGAGCAAGCCACTGTCCTATTTTGAAGCATGCACCAATTATTAGCAGCTCGCCCTCTAGGGGGCAGTTAATGCGCAACAAGCCATGACTGTTGCTACAGTGGATAAGGcatgggagggttttttttttttgcaatcaatGCTTGTGGGCAACAATACATACCACTCAGCTCAGCGTGAAAGCCAGGGTGGTTTGGAGAGCCTGCGCTAAAGAGGTTAAGTTACTCAAAAGCCACAGTTTGGGGCCCTCTTTGTGTCAGAGGCAGAGCTGGAGTCAGTGGGCTGTTGCAAGTAAAAGATGGGTTGGGAACTGTTGGTAAAAGCATTGGCTGTTTAATTTCtacagatttttttgtttgtttttacctaGAAAGTTAGTTAAATTGGAAATATTAATGTTTGTTGCTGTAGTTTTGCTTGTTTACCTTACAAGAGAATTGTTTAGTTGCTGATTACATCTATTTATATAATTTTGAAATTTTTGTATATTgtttgtcagtttttatttttattttttgttttcttgtccCCACCCAGATTCAGTATGAGGAAAAAATAAGAAAGCTACCTCATCCCTCAGTTATTGATCATTTCTGATATCCAGCATGTATTCCCTGTTATGGGGAAGAGGAGACATTAACACTGTAATTTAATCATTTAAACACTCCTGTGTTTGGTAAACACAAAAGCCACCAATGATAGTGATGTGCTACAGAGGTGGGGAAATCTCCACAAAAGTCTCCTCTCTGGCAGCCTTTTCTCTATTGCACGGTTGAGGAATCCATGGGCCTCCATACATTAAGGAACTGCAGCACCCATCTTCCTTGACCCTTGACCACACTGGCTGCGAATGATGCAAGTTCTggcccaataacatctggagggccacagctaaAGCCACCCCTGCTCTGTTGGCTCACCAAGGCCCATCCTCTCCCAGACTTACTTCTCTGCTTCTCCAGGAACGCAACACTCACCCAGCTGCGAAAAGCGGAAGAGCTCATCGTCATTCTCTGTGGTGTGGTCCATGTTGAGTTGTGTCACTTGCAAGCCGTCTACTGTAGATTTGCACAAGAGTGCCCTGTTTGTTCCTGTGGAGAAGGAGTGCATTTTGCAAAAGTGGAAAGGGGGACAAGTGAGGCACCTGAGGAAATACATACACTTATTAAGTGCAACCCAGTACTACCCCTCCCCAGCAAAACCTGGAAGCGGTGCTTGTCAATGCCAGCGTCTCATCTCTCCCGCTTTCCCTGTTGTATTTACCCAGGCAACTAGGTTTAGTGGCTCTGTAAGGATGTCAGTGAAGCATTACTCTTGTACAAGGAGGCTAAAGTAACCCAGATGCAACTGCTCTAACTCTTCATCCTTCAGTGCTGTGACCAGGAGTGCCCAAATCAAAAACGGCATTGAAGAGGAACACACCTACATTGGCGATGTAGAGCTTGTTGTTGAGGATGACTGCCACAATAGCCATGGCCCCTCCAGAGATCTCCTTTTCTACAGCCTTCAGCCGTTCCATGATTTTCTGGTACTGGGAAGGCAACTGGTGATGGGGCACCCCCTAGAATACAGGGTTGTGGAAGCCTGTGTAAAAATTTATCAGTGCAGCATTTCTGAAGCCTTCTCTAGACATACCAAAAACATTTGATCCCACGTTTTGCACATCTCCACCCAGGTGTATAGATACCTGCCAGTTTCAGGCATCTGGTGAACTGGGCACTAGTCTACGAAAGCTGGTCTCATAACAAATGCAGTAGCCTTTAAGGTACTGCAGGAGTCTGTCATTTCCACATTAAAACAGCTGTACAGCATCATGACAAGCTCTAGGCAGATGACTcttaaacaggcataggcaaactgcgcccctccagatgtttgggactacaattcccatcatccctgaccactggtcctgttagttagggatgatgggaattgtagtcccaaacatctggagggccgcagtttgcctatgcctgctcttaaaTAATACAGAACGTAATTCATTGAACATAGATCAGCCACTCCTTAAAATACTTTCATCAGGGTTGTGAAAGGATTTTTTCTCTCGCCATACAGGCACGCTTTATAGGTGAAGTGGGGACTGAAATTCACTTTAGTGATTTTGAAACCAGGAAACCAAAGGAGTGGTATCCCTTCTGTATTATTCAGCGAGCAGTACAAGGATGCAGTTTAGTGCCTATAGTGCAAAATGAACAGATTAGGTTCACTGCACTGTTTCTCACCCCAGACTGCAGGAGCCACATCAACTCTGGCAGGTCCCAATGCCTCTCTGCCATTAAGTATTTCCGAGACCACCACCAATTCTTCAAAAAGCACCAATGAAGGTGGGAGTTTGAAACATGAAATGCTGCAAATGGGACTAAGCCTGTTCTGCTGCCACCTGCCTCCCAACACACACTTTCAAATTCGTTCAGCAGGCTCCAAGGTCCTTCCAAGAAGGAAATGCACTGTTACCGCTTCCTGAATTCAATGACGTTTCCTTAAGGCTAGGAAGAGAAGTTACCTCTGGCAGCTGGGACTGGAGGCTGGCCTTCTCTGCTAGTGCATCATCAATGGACTCCAGGAAACTCCTTTCCACCACATCAAAAGCCTGAGGAGGCCCAGAAGGTAGGCAACACAAAATTGTGTATTAGAACAGAAGCTTTGAACTGCTAACTACACAGAATCTCCCACACTTATTTCTCCCTGCATAAAACATCAAAACTTTGCATGTTTTACAAACCACTCAGGAGCTTTTAATTACAACAACAAGTACCAATTTATGACTGATTTTTCCCAAAGAAAAAACTCCATTACCTGCAGCAGTATTCTGCGCACATCAGCATCATCATGGTCTGCATTCAGCTGGCCCAACAGGAGCTCTGCAGAGAGTCTTTCCCCCACAAAATTGGTGATCCGGTTGCCATCATAACCATTGAAGACCCCATAGAGGTAGCAGTCATTTTCACTCCTGCCAAAAAGGGTCAGGATGGGAAGGGACAGTTAAAGGCATGGCATTCAGCCTGTGGTCTGGGAGTAAAAACCTGGCCCACAGGTCATTCAATAAATTAGGAGTTTCTAATGTGATGCCCTGCAGGTGTTGCAGAAATACGCCTCTCATCATCATTGACAAATTGGTCAtactaactggggctgatgggagtttggccTCCCCTACAAAAAATATTGCTGGGTTAAAGTGGGCTTGTTGAATGAATGCCATTATTTCTGTTGCCCTGCTCCACCCAAATCTACAGGCTGCTTACCTGAATTTCAGCCAGTTATCCTCTAAGGGGTGAATTTCTGTCCCCTTTCCATCTGTGGTATAGGAACGGTTAGGAGCTGAACCCACACCGGAGAGCTGGCAGAGAGGCAAGTCATCTGTCCAACTTGGTTGCTGCTCCTGGATAACAGAGTAAGAAAGAAGCCCCaatgaacttcttccagcaaaagcCACAAGGATAATGACTGTACATCCGCTGAAGAGTTAGCCTCCCAATTAGGGTGCTACTTTAAGATAGCTGACAATCTCTTACTGAGTCCCCTTTCCCACTTGCAGCTGATCCCTTTGctgcctttctttttttattcagtTATATACTTTATTTTACCTGCCCACACTTCTTCTCCTCCTGCTACTTCTTTGCTAACCCAGTTTCCTTGTCCTCCTTCACTCATACCTCTCCCCACAAATTAAGCACACACAAAATTCATCTAGCATTAGGTTCCAAAAGATGCGTGAAACATATTTCAGATACATAGCTGGTTCTGCAGAGCAAAGCCAGATACATTTGATGCATTTTAATGACTGTATCTAGAGAAGTAAAGCTTTCTTGCCACATAAATGCTTCTCTGTGCATAATTCGGATTATTTTGGTACATATTTCTGAACACTTTCCTTGTGCCTTCTAAACAGCTGCCTTTCAGGACACCACAACTCTTGTTTACAGAGCAGCAGGGGATGTAAACCAGCTCTCTCTGCAAGGGGAAAGGGTAACATTCCTTTCCcagtacagcaggggtggggaacctttggccctccagatattgctgaacgaCATCTCCCTTCAACCCTGAccagcacagccaatagtcaaggcttatgggagctgtagttcagcaacatctggagggccaaaggtccctcACCCCCGCAGTAGGGAGCTTGTACTATCCCTCTGTACTTATACATGGTCTGTGGAAGAAGTGACATCACTCTGTCCTTCTACAGAACTATGGACTACAAGGGGTCATCCAGATATCAGTTTCCCCAGAAGCATCATAGGAAGAATTTTGTACAAGAGGTACCTGTTTTGCATGGGTTTGGAGTTACTGTCACTGATTTTGCACAACCGTTACTGTCTCTACATACTAATCTTTTTAGTACCTTTGGACCAGCAGTGATTGGGATGCAGAGTGGCCCAATTTCCTGCTCGCATGTGGATGTTTGGCATGTCATTATGCTGGTCATCCATGGAAAGACTTGCTGAGGAAAGCCAACATCTGAAAAAGGTCTGCACACCCCACTAAATGAACACATCCCACCTTGTACTGTGGCTCACCAGGGATTTAAGAAACACTGTTTTCCAAGGCCCACTAAATCCAAAAGATCTAGCCATGAGACTCAAAAATTGCTTGCAAGGTAAATCTCAGTCTTCTATCTAGCAAGCCAATAAATGTGTCTCCGCTTTCCTCCCTACATCTATTGGGAAGGGGAAAATCTCCTTAGTTCATTGGCTCTCCAAAGTCCAACTAAACCCTGTAAGGATGGCAGTGAACATAAATTTGGGCTCCCTGATCTAGGTTCTGACAGACTGCCATACATAGCTGAGGAATGCATTCAGTCTGGTGGGCCACACTGGGTTGGGTTGGAAACACCTGCACAATTCTCTCTGTACATTCAGGAGACACAGAGTCGCACATACATTTGCTTTAGGATCAATATTTTAGCATTACTCCACAAATTTGAAAGAGGGGCTCTGAAAAGCTGGTACAAAGTTGGACAGGCACCAGTGCACAGATATGCTGGGGTACCCCATGCAGTCCTCAGGAACCCTACTGTGATCCTTTTCTGGAGTGTAGACAGATGAGAGGTCACAGGCAAGGGGACTTGAGCAAAGCATATGGGAATGGTGAGgaccatctcgttattaaataaGCACATCTTGTGGGCATCACGCTTTGATTTCAATTCTTCTATTATGCCCTCCTTTCCCTACCACAAAAAAAATGAGGAAAGGAAGAGCGTATTCCCCTCAAGGAGACACCTTCTGCTGATCAAAACATCAGAAATTGTGGAAACCAcctctctctgctcctctcaGATACATATTGACAAATAATACAACCACAAACTTCCTATCTGGGGACCATTAACTTCTGACTTAcaacagtgtccccccccccccccaacacacatctTGAGTTGCCAGTCTCAAACCCCAGGCTGAG
This region includes:
- the TAB1 gene encoding TGF-beta-activated kinase 1 and MAP3K7-binding protein 1 isoform X2 gives rise to the protein MAAARRSLLQSEQQPSWTDDLPLCQLSGVGSAPNRSYTTDGKGTEIHPLEDNWLKFRSENDCYLYGVFNGYDGNRITNFVGERLSAELLLGQLNADHDDADVRRILLQAFDVVERSFLESIDDALAEKASLQSQLPEGVPHHQLPSQYQKIMERLKAVEKEISGGAMAIVAVILNNKLYIANVGTNRALLCKSTVDGLQVTQLNMDHTTENDDELFRFSQLGLDAAKIKQVGTICGQESTRRIGDYKVKYGYSDIELLSAAKSKPIIAEPEIHGGHPLDGVTGFLVLMSEGLYKALEAAHGPGQANQEIAAMIATEFAKQSSLDSVAQAVVDRVKRIHCDTYASGGERSKFCARHEDMSLLVRNFGYPLGEMSQPTLTPTQGGRVYPVSVPYSSAQNTSKTSVTLSLVMPSQGQMVNGAHSSSTLDEATPTLTNQSPTVTLQSTNTHTQSSSSSSDGGLFRSRPSHSLQPDEDGRVEPYVDFAEFYRLWNMDHSEQGALTVQ
- the TAB1 gene encoding TGF-beta-activated kinase 1 and MAP3K7-binding protein 1 isoform X3, which encodes MTSIMTCQTSTCEQEIGPLCIPITAGPKEQQPSWTDDLPLCQLSGVGSAPNRSYTTDGKGTEIHPLEDNWLKFRSENDCYLYGVFNGYDGNRITNFVGERLSAELLLGQLNADHDDADVRRILLQAFDVVERSFLESIDDALAEKASLQSQLPEGVPHHQLPSQYQKIMERLKAVEKEISGGAMAIVAVILNNKLYIANVGTNRALLCKSTVDGLQVTQLNMDHTTENDDELFRFSQLGLDAAKIKQVGTICGQESTRRIGDYKVKYGYSDIELLSAAKSKPIIAEPEIHGGHPLDGVTGFLVLMSEGLYKALEAAHGPGQANQEIAAMIATEFAKQSSLDSVAQAVVDRVKRIHCDTYASGGERSKFCARHEDMSLLVRNFGYPLGEMSQPTLTPTQGMGEEVEFILCRCRTPVPRTQARPALHYPLSCHPRVRWSTAPTVAPRWMKPRPPSQIKAQQ
- the TAB1 gene encoding TGF-beta-activated kinase 1 and MAP3K7-binding protein 1 isoform X1, whose product is MTSIMTCQTSTCEQEIGPLCIPITAGPKEQQPSWTDDLPLCQLSGVGSAPNRSYTTDGKGTEIHPLEDNWLKFRSENDCYLYGVFNGYDGNRITNFVGERLSAELLLGQLNADHDDADVRRILLQAFDVVERSFLESIDDALAEKASLQSQLPEGVPHHQLPSQYQKIMERLKAVEKEISGGAMAIVAVILNNKLYIANVGTNRALLCKSTVDGLQVTQLNMDHTTENDDELFRFSQLGLDAAKIKQVGTICGQESTRRIGDYKVKYGYSDIELLSAAKSKPIIAEPEIHGGHPLDGVTGFLVLMSEGLYKALEAAHGPGQANQEIAAMIATEFAKQSSLDSVAQAVVDRVKRIHCDTYASGGERSKFCARHEDMSLLVRNFGYPLGEMSQPTLTPTQGGRVYPVSVPYSSAQNTSKTSVTLSLVMPSQGQMVNGAHSSSTLDEATPTLTNQSPTVTLQSTNTHTQSSSSSSDGGLFRSRPSHSLQPDEDGRVEPYVDFAEFYRLWNMDHSEQGALTVQ